A genomic region of Deltaproteobacteria bacterium contains the following coding sequences:
- a CDS encoding sulfite exporter TauE/SafE family protein encodes MELAAFTVVMLGLAGFFAGGLGALVGIGGGVVLVPVLVLGFGADIRLAVATSLVSVVATSTAAGSVYVGKGLANMRLGMTLEIFTTLGGITGGLLAAHVPPSVLAGLFAAMMLLTSGLMLRGRDERRASAPQATPAKDISNGHEEVGTLAGSYRDEHLGEVIHYRAVRVGLGGAVSFVAGIVSGMLGVGGGFIKVPAMHLGMRVPIKVAAATSNFMIGVTAVSSLFVYFSRGMVQPYVAAPVALGVTAGALAGTGLAKRVSSRRLQQVLSGVLVLVAVQMLLKALGVQLGR; translated from the coding sequence GTGGAGCTCGCGGCGTTCACCGTGGTGATGCTCGGCCTGGCGGGCTTCTTCGCCGGTGGCCTGGGCGCGCTGGTGGGTATTGGCGGCGGCGTGGTGCTCGTGCCCGTGCTGGTGCTCGGCTTCGGCGCGGACATCCGCCTCGCGGTCGCGACGTCGCTGGTCTCCGTGGTCGCCACGTCGACCGCAGCGGGCAGCGTGTACGTGGGCAAGGGCCTGGCGAACATGCGCCTGGGCATGACCTTGGAGATCTTCACCACCCTCGGCGGGATCACCGGCGGCCTCCTGGCCGCGCACGTGCCGCCGAGCGTCCTCGCCGGGCTGTTCGCGGCGATGATGCTCCTCACCTCCGGGCTCATGCTCCGCGGCCGCGACGAGCGCCGTGCGAGCGCGCCCCAAGCCACGCCGGCCAAGGACATCTCCAACGGCCACGAAGAGGTGGGAACGCTCGCCGGCAGCTACCGCGACGAGCACCTCGGCGAGGTCATCCACTACCGCGCGGTGCGCGTGGGGCTCGGCGGCGCAGTGTCGTTCGTGGCGGGCATCGTCTCCGGGATGCTCGGCGTGGGCGGGGGCTTCATCAAGGTGCCGGCGATGCACCTGGGCATGCGCGTGCCCATCAAGGTGGCGGCGGCGACGTCGAACTTCATGATCGGCGTGACCGCGGTCTCCAGCCTCTTCGTCTACTTCTCGCGCGGCATGGTGCAGCCGTACGTCGCCGCGCCCGTGGCGCTGGGCGTGACCGCAGGCGCGCTCGCGGGGACGGGCCTCGCCAAGCGCGTTTCGTCGCGACGGCTGCAGCAGGTGCTGAGCGGGGTGCTGGTGCTGGTGGCCGTGCAGATGCTGCTCAAGGCGCTGGGGGTGCAGCTTGGCCGTTGA
- a CDS encoding DUF1634 domain-containing protein, with protein sequence MQRLLQSGLVLACLLMLAGLGAQLASGGRRSQPVRLDDIFHAPLGLGERLMALGVLVLAMTPALRVLMLVVLWARERDSKYVGVALTVVATLGLALALGGG encoded by the coding sequence GTGCAGCGCCTGCTGCAGTCCGGCCTCGTGCTCGCGTGCCTGTTGATGCTCGCGGGGCTCGGGGCGCAGCTCGCGAGCGGCGGTCGGCGCTCGCAGCCGGTGCGCCTCGACGACATCTTCCACGCGCCGCTCGGACTCGGCGAGCGCTTGATGGCACTCGGCGTGCTCGTGCTCGCGATGACGCCCGCGCTCCGCGTGCTGATGCTGGTGGTGCTCTGGGCCCGCGAGCGCGACTCGAAGTACGTCGGCGTGGCGCTCACCGTGGTGGCCACGCTGGGTCTGGCGCTGGCGCTCGGCGGCGGCTGA
- a CDS encoding PKD domain-containing protein: MIRALTSIALLLPLLPARALAADAWSKPSFGAPFGINAHDELWNGPNDESQEVADLGLDWVRVDFGWDMIEPAQGQFDWTVTDGVVATANALGVNVYATLSSTPQWATDGVAQSGVPRDPNDWDAFVYAVVSRYAGSIKYWGMWNEPNVTQFWSGTRQQYIQTIVMVGHDAAKRADPGCFIVGPELAHLKSADWSGWLNDTLTQAGQDIDVISQHDYNGDASSMLNDLDGPQWPWDPPNVHDVIAGANASDKPFWLTECGLTSNGSNSESTQDAYYQGALAGMLSRPWWNKVFFYELEDAPNTPDAWGVARGDHSHKPSFASYQAFIASHQPVPGAPALITGVTGEPISFDGSASSEAAGTIASYSWDFDESDGVGVDATGATVSWTYASAGSYTAVFTVTDSYGYSVFERIDVEVSDPSTSSTTTSTGTSTTSASSTTSTSSSTTSTATSTTGTTSTSTTTSTSTSTSSATGTTGMSTTTATATASSSATASSGTSGTTGGSVAAASTSGSTGTTSPEMHGGCTSAGAGELFALFGLSALLVRRRPTRA, translated from the coding sequence ATGATCCGGGCCCTGACGTCGATCGCGCTCCTGTTGCCGCTGCTGCCCGCGCGCGCGCTCGCGGCCGACGCGTGGAGCAAGCCGAGCTTCGGCGCGCCCTTCGGCATCAACGCGCACGACGAGCTCTGGAACGGGCCCAACGACGAGAGCCAGGAGGTCGCGGATCTGGGCCTGGACTGGGTCCGCGTGGATTTTGGCTGGGACATGATCGAGCCAGCGCAAGGCCAGTTCGACTGGACCGTGACCGACGGCGTGGTGGCCACCGCGAACGCGCTCGGCGTGAACGTGTACGCCACGCTGAGCTCCACGCCGCAGTGGGCCACCGACGGCGTCGCGCAGTCCGGTGTGCCGCGCGATCCGAACGACTGGGACGCCTTCGTGTACGCGGTGGTGTCGCGCTACGCGGGCTCCATCAAGTACTGGGGCATGTGGAACGAGCCGAACGTGACCCAGTTCTGGAGCGGCACGCGGCAGCAGTACATCCAGACCATCGTGATGGTGGGCCACGACGCCGCCAAGCGCGCCGACCCGGGCTGCTTCATCGTCGGGCCCGAGCTCGCGCACCTCAAGAGCGCCGACTGGAGCGGCTGGCTGAACGACACGCTCACCCAAGCTGGACAGGACATCGACGTCATCAGCCAGCACGACTACAACGGCGACGCCTCGAGCATGCTCAACGATCTCGACGGGCCGCAGTGGCCGTGGGACCCGCCGAACGTGCACGACGTGATCGCCGGCGCGAACGCGAGCGACAAGCCGTTCTGGCTCACGGAGTGCGGGCTGACGTCGAACGGCTCGAACAGCGAGTCCACGCAGGATGCGTACTACCAGGGCGCCCTCGCGGGCATGCTCTCGCGGCCGTGGTGGAACAAGGTCTTCTTCTACGAGCTCGAGGACGCGCCCAACACCCCCGACGCGTGGGGCGTCGCGCGCGGCGACCACAGCCACAAGCCGTCGTTCGCGAGCTACCAGGCGTTCATCGCCTCGCACCAACCGGTGCCCGGCGCGCCCGCGCTCATCACCGGCGTCACGGGCGAGCCGATCTCGTTCGATGGCAGCGCCTCGAGCGAGGCCGCGGGCACCATTGCCAGCTACAGCTGGGACTTCGACGAGTCGGACGGCGTGGGCGTCGACGCCACCGGCGCGACCGTCTCGTGGACGTACGCGAGCGCGGGCAGCTACACGGCCGTCTTCACCGTCACCGATTCGTACGGCTATTCGGTCTTCGAGCGCATCGACGTCGAGGTCAGCGATCCGTCGACGAGCAGCACCACGACGAGCACCGGCACCAGCACGACATCGGCTTCATCGACGACCTCCACTTCGTCCTCGACGACGTCGACCGCCACGAGCACGACGGGCACGACCAGCACCTCGACCACCACATCGACGTCGACTTCGACCAGCTCCGCCACGGGCACGACCGGCATGTCGACGACGACCGCCACGGCAACAGCGTCTTCGAGTGCGACCGCCTCGAGCGGAACGTCGGGCACGACGGGCGGAAGTGTGGCCGCGGCATCGACGAGCGGCAGCACCGGCACGACATCGCCGGAGATGCACGGCGGCTGCACCTCCGCGGGCGCCGGCGAGCTCTTCGCGTTGTTCGGCTTGTCGGCGCTGCTCGTACGCCGGCGTCCTACTCGGGCTTGA
- a CDS encoding DUF192 domain-containing protein, translating into MVACPRMNGDAAKPATTPDAGGAVPHAQMNVEAKDGRAFGLTVELALDDASRERGLMFRKELADDAGMLFVFAKPAPHTFWMKNTLIPLDMIFAADDGRVMGCVARAEPMTLTGRTVDGPSKYVLEVAGGWCADHGIGPGAKLVLGEAANFKPE; encoded by the coding sequence ATGGTGGCCTGCCCGCGCATGAACGGCGACGCGGCCAAGCCCGCGACTACGCCGGACGCGGGCGGCGCCGTGCCCCACGCGCAGATGAACGTGGAAGCGAAGGACGGCCGCGCGTTCGGGCTCACCGTCGAGCTCGCGTTGGACGACGCCTCGCGCGAGCGCGGCTTGATGTTCCGCAAGGAGCTCGCCGATGACGCCGGCATGCTCTTCGTCTTCGCCAAGCCCGCGCCGCACACCTTCTGGATGAAGAACACGCTCATCCCGCTGGACATGATCTTCGCCGCCGACGACGGCCGGGTGATGGGCTGCGTGGCCCGCGCCGAGCCCATGACGCTCACCGGCCGCACCGTCGACGGCCCGAGCAAGTACGTGCTCGAGGTCGCGGGCGGCTGGTGCGCGGATCACGGCATCGGTCCAGGCGCGAAGCTGGTGCTCGGCGAGGCCGCGAACTTCAAGCCCGAGTAG